From the Mesotoga prima MesG1.Ag.4.2 genome, the window AGAAATTTCCGATGCTGCCAAAGATTGTCTTTACTTAATTATCGAACAGGGGCAGTTTAAAGCCCTCTTTATCGAGTCGTTCTATCAGTTCTTTCTGGAGTAGGACTGCCTTCTTCAGTTCTATTTCTGCCCGTAATAAGCATCTTTGCCGTGCTTCCGGAAATAGTGTTTGTTCATTATATACTCAGGAAGCACTTGCGTTTCCCCTTTGATCAAAAGCGTCAGGCATGCCATCTTTGCAATTTCCTCTAGAATTATGCTGTTCTTAACGGCATCCTTCACATCTTTTCCCCAGGTAAAAGGTGCGTGACCGGCTACCAGCACTCCGGGAGTTCTTTGGTAATCTCTAGTGGAAAAGGTCTCTCCTATTATCTTACCCGTATTTAGTTCGTAATCGTTTTCGACTTCTTCAGCTTTCAGAAATCTCGTGCAGGGCACTTCTTTGTAGAAGTGGTCTGCATGGGTCGTACCAAAGCATGGAATACTCCTACAAGCCTGCGCCCAAGCTGTTGCCCAGGTTGAATGAGTGTGAACTATTCCGCCTATTTCACGGAAGGATCTGTAGAGAAAGATGTGAGTCGGTGTATCTGAAGAAGGTTTAAGGCGACCTTCCACTACTCTTTCTTCGAGATCGACAACCACCATGTCGTCCGGCGAAAGTACGGAATAGTCTACCCCACTGGGTTTAATAACAACTAGACCTTCTTCTCTAGATATTGCGCTGGCATTTCCCCAGGTAAGCTTTACCAGTCCAGACTCACAGATAGCGATATTAGCCTTGTAGACTTCCTCCTTAAGCTTATTCAGCATATTCTCTTCCTTTCACATTCAGCGTGAGCAATTTCCATGACAGAGCTAAGGTCAAAGCTTCTTCAGTTTGTAGTATATTTCATTGTATCTAAGTTCCTTTTTGAACTCCCTAATGTCTGTATTTTCATCTATCACGACGATTTCAATCCCGAACATCTCACAAAGATCTTCAAGCTGTTCTGTGGTGACCGTGTAACTCATGCTTGAATGATGTGCCCCACCGGCCAGAATCCAGGCTGTTGCGGCAGTTGATAAATCAGGTTTCGGAATCCATAGGGCCCTTGCTACAGGCAGTTTGGGCATCGCTACCTCCTGCTTAACAACATCCAGCTCATTTACGATCATTCTGAATCTATCTCCGAATTCGACGATACAGGCCTGAACAGCGGGTCCCGCTTTCGCATTGAACACTAGCCTTGTCGGAGGTTCCTTACCTCCTATCGATAGAGGATGGACTTCTAAAGAAGGAGTACCGTCGGCTATCGATTCACATACCTCGAGCATGTGTGCCCCTAACTCCTTCACGTTTCCCGGTTCAAAGTGATATACGTAGTCTTCGATAAATGATGTTCCTTTATCGATGCCTTCGGCCATTACCTTCATGATTCTTACAAGGGCAGCCGATTTCCAGTCTCCCTCTCCTCCGAAGCCGTAACCGTCCCTCATAAGTCTTTGGACTGCTATCCCCGGAAGCTGTTTCATTCCGTGAAGATCTTCAAATGTAGTTGTGAACGCCTTGAAGCCACCATCTTCCAGAAACCTTCTCAAAGAGATTTCTATCCTTGCGGCTTCGCGAACTGAAGCCTGAAATTCTTCTTCAGAGACCGTCGATTTCACAACGGGATACTCTTTCAAGTATTCCTTAACTAGTTCCTCTGCTTCGCTTTTTTTCACTTTCTTGAAGTATCCTTCTATGTAATCTCCGACCGCAAAGCCATGGATTTCGTAACCGAAGTCGATCTGGGCGTCTACCTTGTTTCCTTCGGTAACGGCAACGTCCCGCATATTGTCTCCCAATCTTGCGACCTTGAGTCTATGTGCTTCATTCCAGCCTAGAGCCGCCCTAAGCCAGTCTTCAAGCTTTGCAATGACAGCCTTGTCCGTCCAGTGTCCGGCAATTACCTTGCGCTTCAGTTCTAGCCTTGTGGAGATGAATCCGAACTCCCTTCCCCCGTGAGCAGATTGGTTCGTATTCATGTAATCCATATCGATGGTATCCCACGGTATCTTCTGTTCGAACTGGGTATGGAGATGAAGAAAGGGTTTGTCAACGGATTTCAGACCGGCGATCCACATCTTCGCCGGTGAAAACGTATGCATCCATGCGATCAAACCGATGCATTTGTTGTTGGAGTTCGCTTCATCAATTGTTGCTTTTATCTGAATTGCATCTTTTAGCACGGGTTTCCACATGATTTTTGCTGGGGCAGTTATCTTCTCATTGAGAGCGTTCACTAGCTTTTTAGAGTTCTCTTCGACCTTTCTTAAAACTTCTTTACCATATAGCTCTTGGCTTCCCGTCAAAAACCAAACTTCAAGGCTATCTGTGCTGATGATAATCAGTCCTCCTTT encodes:
- a CDS encoding L-ribulose-5-phosphate 4-epimerase; amino-acid sequence: MLNKLKEEVYKANIAICESGLVKLTWGNASAISREEGLVVIKPSGVDYSVLSPDDMVVVDLEERVVEGRLKPSSDTPTHIFLYRSFREIGGIVHTHSTWATAWAQACRSIPCFGTTHADHFYKEVPCTRFLKAEEVENDYELNTGKIIGETFSTRDYQRTPGVLVAGHAPFTWGKDVKDAVKNSIILEEIAKMACLTLLIKGETQVLPEYIMNKHYFRKHGKDAYYGQK
- the araA gene encoding L-arabinose isomerase; amino-acid sequence: MISTDSLEVWFLTGSQELYGKEVLRKVEENSKKLVNALNEKITAPAKIMWKPVLKDAIQIKATIDEANSNNKCIGLIAWMHTFSPAKMWIAGLKSVDKPFLHLHTQFEQKIPWDTIDMDYMNTNQSAHGGREFGFISTRLELKRKVIAGHWTDKAVIAKLEDWLRAALGWNEAHRLKVARLGDNMRDVAVTEGNKVDAQIDFGYEIHGFAVGDYIEGYFKKVKKSEAEELVKEYLKEYPVVKSTVSEEEFQASVREAARIEISLRRFLEDGGFKAFTTTFEDLHGMKQLPGIAVQRLMRDGYGFGGEGDWKSAALVRIMKVMAEGIDKGTSFIEDYVYHFEPGNVKELGAHMLEVCESIADGTPSLEVHPLSIGGKEPPTRLVFNAKAGPAVQACIVEFGDRFRMIVNELDVVKQEVAMPKLPVARALWIPKPDLSTAATAWILAGGAHHSSMSYTVTTEQLEDLCEMFGIEIVVIDENTDIREFKKELRYNEIYYKLKKL